In a genomic window of Rhododendron vialii isolate Sample 1 chromosome 12a, ASM3025357v1:
- the LOC131309661 gene encoding uncharacterized protein LOC131309661, producing the protein MKVEKMCQTSQVQPLKLNELKLALYKGDFTLVAYYLSAPAPTTLCTQRLSSTSISKHFPSEIHCKSFKLSLQSPTQSIPFRDFSSAAKPTSVPDFGLGDHSDEVIEGWQSCEDTYSGCKSETSLHIGRRKKEETMELGNSAAYSLGNHSGFGAEDEFNRGICNDVFEIF; encoded by the exons ATGAAG GTAGAGAAAATGTGTCAG ACTTCGCAGGTTCAACCTCTGAAGTTGAATGAACTAAAACTCGCGCTTTACAAAGGCGACTTTACTTTGGTGGCATATTACCTTTCGGCCCCAGCACCCACCACACTCTGCACTCAACGCCTCTCATCTACTTCGATTTCCAAACATTTCCCCAGCGAAATCCATTGCAAATCGTTCAAACTTTCTCTTCAAAGCCCGACCCAGTCCATTCCATTTAGGGATTTCTCTTCTGCAGCCAAAC CAACATCTGTGCCGGATTTTGGCTTGGGGGATCATTCTGATGAAGTTATTGAAGGATGGCAGTCTTGTGAGGATACATATTCAGGGTGTAAGTCAGAGACATCTCTACATATtggaagaaggaagaaagaggaaACTATGGAATTGGGCAATTCTGCGGCATATTCACTTGGAAATCACTCTGGGTTTGGGGCGGAGGATGAGTTTAACAGGGGTATATGCAACGATGTGTTCGAGATATTTTAG
- the LOC131311136 gene encoding ribonucleoside-diphosphate reductase small chain: MPSIPQEPLLTPNPDRFCMFPIKYPQIWEMYKKAEASFWTAEEVDLSDDIRHWDEALTADEKHFITHVLAFFAASDGIVLENLAGRFMKEVQVAEARAFYGFQIAIENIHSEMYSLLLESYIKDSNEKDRLFHAIETIPCVEKKANWALKWIDGGESFAERIVAFACVEGIFFSGSFCAIFWLKKRGLMPGLTFSNELISRDEGLHCDFACLLYELLNNKLSEERVRGIVADAVEIEREFVCDALPCALVGMNGDLMSEYIEFVADRLLAALGYGKMYDAKNPFDWMELISLQGKTNFFEKRVGEYQKASVMNSLNGNGGGIHVFKLDEDF, from the coding sequence ATGCCTTCAATCCCACAGGAGCCCCTCCTGACCCCAAACCCAGATCGCTTCTGCATGTTCCCAATCAAGTACCCACAAATATGGGAGATGTACAAGAAGGCCGAGGCCTCCTTCTGGACGGCCGAGGAAGTCGACCTCTCTGACGACATCCGCCACTGGGACGAAGCCCTCACCGCCGACGAGAAGCACTTCATCACCCACGTCCTCGCCTTCTTCGCCGCCTCCGACGGGATCGTCCTGGAGAACCTCGCCGGCCGCTTCATGAAGGAGGTCCAGGTCGCCGAGGCCCGCGCCTTCTACGGCTTCCAGATCGCCATCGAGAACATCCATTCCGAAATGTACTCTCTGCTGCTCGAATCTTACATCAAGGATTCCAACGAGAAGGACCGGCTCTTCCACGCGATCGAGACGATCCCCTGCGTGGAGAAGAAGGCCAACTGGGCCCTCAAGTGGATCGACGGCGGCGAGTCCTTTGCCGAGCGAATAGTCGCCTTTGCCTGCGTCGAGGGGATCTTCTTCTCCGGAAGCTTCTGCGCGATATTCTGGCTCAAGAAGCGCGGGCTGATGCCCGGGCTGACTTTCTCCAACGAACTGATATCGCGGGACGAGGGCTTGCACTGCGATTTCGCTTGCCTGCTGTACGAGTTGCTGAACAACAAGCTGAGCGAGGAGCGGGTGAGGGGGATCGTGGCGGACGCGGTGGAGATTGAGCGGGAGTTCGTGTGCGACGCGCTGCCGTGCGCGCTGGTGGGGATGAACGGGGACTTGATGAGCGAGTACATCGAGTTCGTGGCGGATCGGCTGCTGGCCGCGCTCGGGTATGGGAAGATGTACGACGCGAAGAACCCGTTCGATTGGATGGAGCTGATTAGTTTGCAGGGGAAGACGAATTTCTTTGAGAAGAGGGTTGGGGAGTACCAGAAGGCTTCGGTTATGAACAGCTTGAATGGGAATGGTGGTGGGATTCATGTGTTTAAGCTTGATGAGGATTTCTAA